A stretch of the Argentina anserina chromosome 6, drPotAnse1.1, whole genome shotgun sequence genome encodes the following:
- the LOC126797699 gene encoding uncharacterized protein LOC126797699 translates to MFRIHRNRPAKSGERIDFKFSQFKAVQVPRGWDKLFVSIVSVETGKPIAKSSKALVRNGSCQWIEALTESIWISQDDNSKEMEDCFFKLVVAMGSARSGILGEATVNMSDYIASSSTAPISLPLKKCNYGTVLQVRIGCLKPRARFRGEESKETSSNLEEPNASGNDVDGKSDGSDSTFGRSLESSSTKEFGLTLNPGEPGSRGSSFSAAGSLCSYESAEVSVRRGPVSPENNLFGEGNLLIGRQDSTSSQTDSMPGNFPAYPSNHSSFNSRITGSGNHSQNSRKDIPGSPLRTTGSTKNLLETAEVTIEELHAEAKMWERNARKLMLDLDILKAESSDQSKKQANLNMELSAAYAERDSLKKEVEHLKMSFESSAMRQTASEDLSNKGESPIEKALQDELKFQKESFANLNLQLKRSQESNIELVSILQELEETLQEQKMELENLSELQSKFIDMENLNQITTEENNNLKCQVQKLQESENKLHDMVQQLEQALGEKNRDVKGSGLEERTLSDIEKEYKSALFLKEEEIVQLKEKLSASLKESHSAEMGSITMNGGETDLIRQIELLKEKLQELETDCNELTEENLELLLQLKGANNNYAGVHAPVDRPTTEILVNSFTSFASKVTEWSSHIHNAEENCNKIVLGEMTNNHDLSVQVLESSIMELEMKLTDLGKELTEKRSEIAKLEDNLRTQEEETGVLRQVHNELEAQFFNLQREKAKLEEHMEFVQRESELTTKCLNDLRNDLVVLSSSVDSHVSTNKILEKKSSELEADKYELEVLLSEHRQQNTQLSECISALEAQLRCLTDEKEANQLELENSKSYSLSLQDEISSLKAGMESDKVELKQKLQDLQSQWSEAREECEFLKRANPKLQATVETLIKECNSLEKSNEELRAQKMELHQQCTHLEARLTESQEGFAYCSKRVAVLERDLSLMMESIASKEKILNSELDALRDETIQHQEKLISEHSMLNKMYSEKAVEVENLQQEVELLTQQLSETHKGSEELASCAFQEASRLRAEKADLESALQKVQSRVFKTETDLNTMRAEYEQNLQGLSIDLTASKQIQETMMADHERLLKLLENYKSSEANLKTAVNNLELKLTVSDYEQQQLVEESSNLKVQLQILSHCQDEVLAVKNELDVTKLEKEKLESLLDSQLEKLNHCEGELLAIKTALEATKLEKEKLEELLDSVSEEYEYMKAEKNSFLEKISTLDRVLSELEDCKHDRAVLERKVLHMQGDLIVKEALCAQDAELKNELYQFRRANEQYQQKLQLLEEEKNECQRRSQSLEQELKLIREEKQNQRDLKSRSSTKVTEEMKLSKNEIDKNTNHRRDNRRKRLVKNGQGDNGIDSRDGSSRDDGVDHGLKIKMLEDELVKALEANNTYKLQLDGLARHNLADGHQNSKAEVVAKDRFERSKSSLETELKEIRERYLSMSLRYAEVEAEREELVMKLKQSKSGKRWFE, encoded by the exons aTGTTTAGGATTCACAGGAATCGGCCGGCCAAGTCCGGCGAGAGAATCGACTTCAAGTTCTCTCAGTTCAAAGCCGTTCAG GTGCCGAGAGGATGGGACAAGCTGTTTGTGTCCATTGTGTCTGTGGAAACTGGGAAGCCGATTGCAAAGTCAAGCAAGGCACTGGTGCGTAATGGGAGCTGTCAGTGGATTGAGGCGCTAACGGAGTCAATTTGGATCTCGCAGGATGATAATTCCAAGGAGATGGAAGATTGTTTCTTCAAGCTGGTGGTTGCCATG GGATCGGCTAGATCCGGAATCCTTGGAGAGGCTACAGTCAATATGTCGGATTATATAGCGTCAAGTTCTACTGCTCCAATTTCTCTTCCACTGAAAAAGTGCAACTATGGGACAGTTTTACAG GTGAGAATTGGCTGCCTAAAGCCAAGAGCAAGGTTCAG AGGTGAAGAGTCAAAAGAAACAAGCAGTAATTTGGAAGAACCAAATGCAAGTGGTAATGATGTGGACGGCAAGTCAGATGGATCTGATAGTACATTTGGAAGGAGTCTTGAATCTTCCTCCACGAAAGAATTTGGCTTGACCTTAAATCCTGGAGAACCTGGAAGTAGG GGAAGTAGTTTCTCTGCTGCGGGTTCACTTTGCAGCTATGAATCTGCAGAGGTTTCAGTAAGAAGGGGTCCTGTTTCCCCAGAAAACAACCTTTTTGGTGAAGGGAACCTCCTGATTGGAAGACAAGATTCAACCAGCTCTCAAACTGATTCAATGCCTGGCAATTTTCCAGCTTATCCATCCAATCATTCATCATTTAACTCGAGGATCACAGGTTCAGGAAATCATTCTCAGAATTCTCGCAAAGATATTCCAGGATCACCTTTGAGAACCACTGGTTCTACTAAAAACCTTTTAGAAACCGCAGAAGTTACTATTGAAGAGCTACATGCAGAAGCTAAAATGTGGGAGAGGAATGCACGGAAACTGATGCTTGATTTGGATATACTGAAGGCAGAATCCTCTGATCAGTCAAAAAAGCAGGCAAATTTGAATATGGAGCTTTCAGCAGCATATGCTGAACGTGATAGCTTGAAGAAAGAAGTTGAGCACTTAAAAATGTCCTTTGAAAGTTCCGCGATGAGACAAACAGCCAGCGAGGATTTATCTAACAAAGGAGAGTCTCCAATAGAGAAGGCATTGCAAGATGAACTGAAGTTTCAGAAAGAATCTTTTGCCAATCTGAATCTGCAGTTGAAGAGGAGCCAAGAATCAAATATTGAGCTGGTTTCCATTCTCCAGGAGCTGGAAGAGACATTACAAGAACAAAAGATGGAGTTAGAGAATCTATCAGAGCTACAGTCGAAGTTCATTGATATGGAAAATTTAAACCAAATAACTACAGAGGAGAACAACAATCTAAAATGTCAGGTGCAAAAATTGCAGGAATCAGAGAACAAGCTGCATGATATGGTGCAACAGCTGGAGCAGGCTCTTGGCGAGAAAAACCGTGATGTAAAAGGGTCTGGTCTGGAAGAACGAACCCTTTCAGATATTGAGAAAGAATACAAAAGTGCATTATTTcttaaagaagaagagattgtTCAATTGAAAGAAAAGCTATCTGCTTCTCTCAAAGAATCGCATTCTGCAGAAATGGGGTCAATTACCATGAATGGAGGAGAAACAGATCTGATCAGGCAGATTGAACTCTTGAAAGAAAAGTTGCAGGAGCTAGAGACAGATTGCAATGAGCTGACAGAGGAAAACCTTGAGCTCTTACTCCAGCTTAAGGGAGCAAATAACAATTATGCAGGGGTACATGCACCTGTTGATCGTCCCACCACTGAGATTTTGGTTAATTCGTTTACCAGCTTTGCATCCAAAGTGACTGAATGGAGTTCCCACATACATAATGCAGAGGAGAATTGCAATAAGATAGTGCTTGGGGAGATGACAAATAATCATGATCTTTCAGTTCAAGTGCTTGAGAGTTCAATAATGGAACTTGAAATGAAACTCACAGATCTGGGGAAAGAATTGACTGAGAAAAGGTCTGAGATAGCCAAACTGGAGGATAACTTGCGAacccaagaagaagaaaccgGAGTTCTAAGGCAGGTGCACAATGAATTAGAAGCTCAGTTTTTCAATTTACAAAGGGAAAAAGCTAAGCTAGAAGAACACATGGAGTTTGTGCAAAGAGAAAGTGAGCTCACCACGAAATGTTTGAATGATTTGCGAAATGATTTAGTGGTGCTTAGCAGCAGTGTGGATTCACATGTTTCTACCAATAAGATACTTGAAAAGAAATCCTCAGAGCTTGAAGCTGATAAATATGAACTGGAAGTTCTCCTGTCTGAGCATCGACAGCAGAACACACAATTATCAGAATGTATTTCTGCTCTAGAAGCACAGCTCAGATGTTTGACAGATGAAAAGGAGGCTAACCAATTAGAACTAGAGAATTCAAAATCATATTCTCTGAGTCTCCAAGATGAAATCAGTAGCCTAAAAGCTGGGATGGAATCTGATAAAGTTGAACTGAAACAGAAATTACAGGACTTGCAAAGTCAGTGGTCAGAAGCTCGAGAAGAATGTGAATTTCTGAAAAGGGCAAATCCAAAGTTACAAGCTACAGTGGAGACCCTCATTAAAGAGTGCAACTCACTTGAGAAATCAAATGAGGAGCTGAGAGCGCAAAAGATGGAGTTGCATCAGCAATGTACCCACTTGGAGGCAAGGTTGACTGAATCTCAGGAGGGCTTTGCATATTGCTCGAAAAGAGTTGCAGTGTTGGAAAGAGATCTATCTTTGATGATGGAAAGCATAGcctcaaaagagaaaattctAAATTCAGAGTTGGATGCACTTCGTGATGAAACCATTCAACATCAGGAGAAACTTATATCTGAACATAGCATGTTGAATAAGATGTATTCGGAGAAGGCAGTTGAAGTTGAGAACCTTCAGCAAGAGGTAGAACTACTCACCCAGCAACTTTCTGAGACTCATAAAGGAAGTGAAGAACTAGCTTCATGTGCTTTCCAGGAAGCCTCCAGATTACGAGCTGAGAAGGCAGATCTTGAGTCTGCTCTGCAGAAGGTTCAGTCGAGAGTATTTAAGACTGAGACTGACCTCAATACTATGAGAGCAGAGTACGAACAGAATCTACAAGGCCTGTCAATTGATCTTACTGCTTCTAAACAGATCCAAGAAACAATGATGGCTGACCATGAAAGGCTATTGAAGTTGTTGGAGAATTACAAGTCAAGTGAAGCAAATCTGAAGACTGCTGTGAACAATTTGGAACTAAAGCTTACAGTTTCTGATTATGAACAGCAACAGCTGGTGGAAGAATCTTCCAATCTGAAGGTTCAACTGCAGATTTTGAGTCATTGTCAGGATGAAGTGTTGGCTGTTAAGAATGAGCTTGATGTGACTAAGCTTGAGAAAGAGAAATTGGAATCACTACTGGACTCTcaacttgagaaattaaatcATTGTGAGGGTGAACTGTTGGCTATAAAGACTGCACTTGAGGCGACCAAGCTTGAGAAAGAGAAATTGGAAGAGCTACTGGATTCTGTGTCCGAGGAATATGAATATATGAAGGCAGAGAAGAATTCATTCCTCGAGAAAATTTCAACATTGGATAGAGTCTTATCTGAATTGGAGGATTGCAAACATGATAGAGCTGTCTTGGAGAGGAAAGTTCTGCATATGCAAGGTGATCTAATTGTAAAAGAGGCTTTATGTGCACAAGATGCTGAGCTGAAGAATGAGCTCTACCAGTTCAGAAGAGCCAATGAGCAGTATCAGCAAAAACTACAGCTACTTGAGGAGGAGAAAAATGAGTGCCAAAGAAGATCTCAGTCCCTTGAACAAGAATTAAAACTAATTAGGGAAGAAAAACAGAACCAGAGGGATCTAAAGTCAAGAAGCAGTACCAAAGTAACTGAAGAGATGAAGCTCTCAAAA AATGAAATAGATAAGAATACCAATCATCGTCGTGATAATAGAAGGAAGCGTCTAGTGAAGAATGGTCAG GGTGATAATGGAATTGACAGCCGTGATGGGAGTTCTCGTGATGATGGAGTTGATCATGGTTTGAAGATTAAGATGCTTGAGGATGAACTTGTTAAGGCATTGGAAGCAAATAACACTTATAAACTTCAACTTGATGG GCTAGCCCGACACAACCTTGCGGATGgtcatcaaaattcaaaagccGAAGTAGTGGCAAAAGATAGATTTGAACGGTCGAAATCATCTCTAGAGACAGAACTGAAAGAGATTCGTGAGCGCTACTTGAGCATGAGCCTGAGATATGCAGAGGTAGAAGCTGAGCGTGAGGAACTAGTGATGAAGCTCAAGCAATCCAAGAGTGGAAAAAGGTGGTTCGAATGA
- the LOC126797725 gene encoding carotene epsilon-monooxygenase, chloroplastic: MLCSLHSFTSLTLPSPSSPKPTTPLPSFSIRASTNNKDPNSNLKSKPSSWVSPDWLTSLTRSLTLSTNDDSGIPIASAKLDDVSDLLGGALFLPLFKWMNEYGPIYRLAAGPRDFVVVSDPAIAKHVLRNYGKYAKGLVAEVSEFLFGSGFAIAEGPLWTARRRAVVPSLHKKYLSVIVDRVFCKCAERLVEKLQADALSGTAVNMEEKFCQLTLDVIGLSIFNYNFDSLNTDSPVIDAVYTALKEAELRSTDILPYWKVDALRKIVPRQIKAEKAVSIIRNSVEELIAKCKAIVEAEGERIEEEEYVNEADPSILRFLLASREEVSSVQLRDDLLSMLVAGHETTGSVLTWTLYLLSKDSHSLRKAQEEVDTVLQGRRPSYDDIKDLKFLTRCIMESLRLFPHPPVLIRRAQVADVLPGNYKVNPGQDIMISVYNIHRSSEVWERAEEFSPERFDMEGPIPNETNTDFRFIPFSGGPRKCVGDQFALLEAIVALAIFIQHLNFELVPDQNISMTTGATIHTTNGLYMKLSQRQAKSVFAASSV; this comes from the exons ATGCTTTGCTCTCTCCATTCTTTCACATCTCTCACTCTcccctctccttcttctccaaaaCCGACCACTCCACTCCCCTCCTTCTCCATCAGAGCCTCAACCAACAACAAGGACCCGAATTCAAACTTGAAATCCAAGCCGAGCTCGTGGGTCAGTCCGGACTGGCTCACTTCTCTGACCCGATCCCTAACCTTATCCACAAACGACGACTCCGGCATTCCCATTGCCTCCGCCAAGCTCGATGACGTGTCTGATCTTCTGGGCGGTGCTCTGTTCTTGCCTCTGTTTAAGTGGATGAATGAGTACGGCCCTATATATAGGCTGGCGGCTGGGCCTAGAGACTTTGTGGTGGTCAGTGACCCTGCTATTGCTAAACATGTGCTTAGGAATTATGGCAAGTACGCCAAGGGTCTTGTTGCCGAGGTTTCTGAGTTTTTGTTCGGGTCGGGTTTTGCTATTGCTGAAGGCCCACTTTGGACG GCTAGGCGCAGGGCTGTGGTGCCATCTCTTCATAAGAAGTACTTGTCCGTGATAGTTGATCGGGTATTTTGCAAATGTGCTGAAAGATTAGTAGAGAAGCTACAAGCTGATGCACTTAGTGGAACTGCTGTAAACATGGAGGAAAAATTTTGTCAGTTAACTCTTGATGTTATAGGCCTCTCTATATTCAACTACAATTTTGATTCTCTCAACACCGATAGCCCTGTCATTGATGCTGTTTACACTGCACTAAAAGAAGCGGAGCTTCGTTCTACTGATATATTACCATATTGGAAG GTTGATGCTCTGCGTAAAATAGTCCCAAGACAAATAAAAGCTGAAAAAGCAGTTTCAATTATTAGGAATTCTGTTGAAGAACTTATAGCTAAATGCAAAGCAATTGTAGAAGCTGAGGGTGAAAGGATTGAAGAggaagaatatgtaaatgaaGCTGATCCAAGCATCCTTCGCTTTTTGCTTGCAAGTAGAGAAGAG GTTTCAAGTGTACAATTACGAGATGATCTTTTGTCTATGTTGGTTGCTGGACATGAGACGACTGGTTCAGTATTGACTTGGACGTTATATCTTCTAAGTAAG GATTCCCATTCATTACGTAAAGCACAGGAAGAAGTTGACACAGTTTTACAAGGACGGCGTCCTTCCTACGATGACATAAAGGATCTGAAGTTCTTGACTCGCTGCATAATGGAATCTTTGCGTCTCTTTCCACATCCTCCT GTTTTGATAAGAAGGGCTCAAGTTGCTGACGTGCTCCCTGGAAATTACAAAGTCAACCCTGGTCAGGATATTATGATTTCAGTATATAATATCCATCGTTCTTCAGAG GTGTGGGAGAGAGCAGAAGAGTTTTCACCAGAGAGATTTGATATGGAAGGTCCTATACCTAATGAAACAAATACAGATTTCAG GTTCATTCCATTCAGTGGAGGGCCACGAAAGTGTGTTGGTGATCAGTTTGCTTTGCTGGAAGCTATTGTTGCTCTGGCAATCTTTATTCAGCATCTGAACTTTGAGCTTGTTCCTGATCAGAACATTAGCATGACAACAGGGGCAACAATTCACACTACAAAT GGTTTGTACATGAAATTGAGTCAACGGCAAGCAAAATCTGTGTTTGCTGCTTCCTCTGTCTAA